Proteins encoded in a region of the Stieleria neptunia genome:
- a CDS encoding LOG family protein encodes MQPTPTDPERLPPEAIGECELERPQPADEPISSVPEVESSDLFDEMRSTIARLEKDRTSRGDLKILSRTLLELRYAFKVFRPYRRRRKVTIFGSARTQPDHPDYQSAVQLGRRMAEHGWMVITGAGGGIMEAGHVGAGKDASMGLNIMLPFEQGANDVIEGDPKLVTMKYFFTRKLMFVKECSSVVCCAGGFGTLDEALETLTLMQTGKQTMLPLVLLDHPQGSYWSDLGKFIDKQLLGGGMISPDDVALYRITNDVDVAIEEILGFYRRYHSMRYVRDRLVFRLKESLSEEKMEKIQTEYSGILVDGCFKQCKALAEEAGEPDLAGLPRLVFHFNRRSLGKLRKLINEINAD; translated from the coding sequence ATGCAACCCACTCCAACGGATCCGGAACGCTTGCCGCCCGAGGCGATCGGTGAATGCGAACTCGAACGGCCGCAACCGGCCGATGAACCGATCTCGTCGGTCCCCGAGGTCGAAAGCTCGGATCTGTTTGACGAGATGCGTTCGACGATTGCCAGACTGGAGAAAGACCGGACGTCCCGCGGTGATCTGAAAATCCTGTCCCGGACGCTGCTGGAACTGCGTTATGCCTTCAAGGTCTTTCGTCCCTACCGCCGCCGCCGCAAGGTGACGATTTTCGGCTCGGCCCGCACCCAACCCGATCACCCCGATTATCAGTCAGCGGTCCAACTGGGGCGGCGGATGGCCGAGCACGGCTGGATGGTGATCACCGGCGCCGGGGGCGGCATCATGGAAGCCGGCCACGTCGGTGCCGGCAAAGACGCGTCGATGGGGCTGAACATCATGCTGCCCTTTGAACAGGGCGCCAACGACGTGATCGAAGGCGACCCGAAACTGGTCACGATGAAGTATTTCTTCACGCGAAAATTGATGTTCGTCAAAGAATGCAGCTCCGTCGTCTGCTGCGCCGGTGGGTTCGGCACGCTGGACGAAGCCTTAGAAACGTTGACGCTGATGCAAACCGGAAAGCAAACGATGCTTCCGCTGGTGCTGCTGGATCATCCCCAAGGAAGTTACTGGAGCGATCTGGGCAAATTCATCGACAAACAATTGCTCGGCGGCGGCATGATCAGCCCCGACGACGTCGCGCTCTACCGGATCACCAATGATGTCGACGTGGCGATTGAAGAGATCCTCGGATTCTATCGCCGCTACCACAGCATGCGTTACGTCCGCGACCGCCTGGTTTTCCGGCTCAAGGAAAGCCTGTCGGAAGAGAAGATGGAAAAGATCCAGACCGAATATTCCGGCATCCTGGTCGACGGCTGCTTCAAACAATGCAAGGCCCTGGCCGAAGAAGCCGGCGAACCGGACCTGGCAGGTCTGCCGCGGTTGGTGTTCCACTTCAACCGCCGCAGCCTCGGCAAGCTGCGCAAGTTGATCAACGAAATCAACGCCGATTGA
- a CDS encoding Na+/H+ antiporter NhaA: MSGHETSKGGVIRFLIDNSLLLVIGAVAALIWANLADRSGSSSYHDFIHYDVRNLWGGGEHHSPTPVSIDANAALPQAVESGQAASADGATTESTEHGEGEHGDESHADSGHHWYSLSFLINDVLMALFFAIAAKEVWESLLPGGALSNPRKAATPLLATFGGIVGPALFYLAGAYATGTQAELGQGWAVPCATDIAFSYLVARLIFGPGHPAIAFLLLLAIADDAAGLMILAIFYPSAPIEPIWLLLTAAAMALAWLLRKLKIHSHWFYMLGPGVLSWFSFYLAHIHPALGLVPIIPLLPSAVSDLGIFAKEELKRDDTLNEFEHFWKTPVECILGLFGLANAGVVLSSVGTGTWLVLAGLLVGKPVGITAMTLLAEKGFRLQKPAGMDYRHVVTLGMVAGIGFTVALFVSVAAFKIPGATQDSVKMGALLSFGAAPLAILIAKLLSIRPDSDDDEEEETESSAAA; encoded by the coding sequence ATGTCCGGGCACGAAACTTCAAAGGGCGGCGTGATCCGCTTCCTGATCGACAATTCTCTCCTGCTGGTGATCGGGGCCGTTGCGGCTTTGATCTGGGCCAACCTGGCCGACCGAAGCGGCAGCTCCAGCTACCACGATTTCATTCATTACGACGTCCGAAATCTGTGGGGAGGTGGCGAACACCACTCCCCCACCCCCGTTTCGATCGACGCCAACGCCGCGTTGCCGCAGGCGGTGGAATCGGGGCAAGCCGCGTCGGCAGATGGCGCGACGACCGAGTCAACCGAGCACGGTGAAGGCGAACACGGTGATGAGAGCCATGCTGACAGCGGCCACCATTGGTATTCGCTCAGCTTTTTGATCAACGATGTGTTGATGGCACTGTTCTTTGCCATCGCGGCCAAAGAGGTTTGGGAATCGTTGTTGCCCGGCGGGGCGCTGTCCAATCCGCGAAAAGCGGCGACGCCGTTGCTGGCGACCTTTGGCGGCATTGTCGGTCCGGCGCTGTTTTATCTGGCCGGTGCCTACGCGACGGGAACCCAGGCCGAACTGGGACAGGGATGGGCGGTGCCGTGTGCGACCGATATCGCATTCAGTTACCTGGTGGCCCGATTGATTTTTGGCCCCGGGCACCCGGCGATCGCTTTCTTGCTGTTGCTGGCCATCGCCGACGATGCCGCCGGTTTGATGATTTTGGCGATCTTTTATCCGTCGGCGCCGATCGAACCGATTTGGTTGTTGTTGACCGCTGCGGCAATGGCGTTGGCCTGGCTGCTGCGAAAACTGAAGATTCATTCTCACTGGTTCTACATGTTGGGGCCCGGCGTGCTGTCGTGGTTTTCGTTCTACCTGGCGCACATTCACCCCGCGTTGGGTTTGGTGCCGATCATCCCGTTGCTTCCCAGCGCGGTGTCGGACCTGGGGATTTTCGCCAAGGAGGAGCTAAAGCGTGACGACACGCTGAATGAATTCGAGCACTTCTGGAAAACCCCCGTCGAATGTATTTTGGGGCTGTTCGGACTGGCCAATGCCGGCGTCGTGCTCAGCAGCGTCGGGACGGGGACTTGGCTGGTGTTGGCCGGACTGCTGGTCGGCAAGCCCGTCGGGATCACGGCGATGACGTTGCTGGCCGAAAAAGGGTTTCGGTTGCAGAAACCGGCCGGAATGGATTATCGCCATGTCGTCACACTCGGTATGGTTGCCGGCATCGGGTTCACGGTCGCGCTGTTCGTTTCGGTGGCCGCATTCAAGATTCCCGGGGCGACACAGGACTCGGTCAAGATGGGCGCGTTGCTCAGTTTCGGCGCCGCGCCACTGGCGATCCTGATCGCCAAACTGCTTTCGATTCGCCCTGACAGCGACGATGACGAAGAAGAAGAGACAGAAAGCAGCGCGGCCGCGTGA